A region of Lacinutrix sp. Hel_I_90 DNA encodes the following proteins:
- a CDS encoding serine hydrolase — protein MKTSPETTLPPGLQWASRTDLSGEQFSTYFQEYKNKGWIIKAIDAYKSGLETKYAMIWEENTDLRAWAEWRDLSSEEYHKKWEEYKALGWKPTAIECYQIGSNNRYAGIWEENKEGIAWSSHRNLTATAFDNLLEEKLAAGFRLVDIEAYYISEDLKFSALWYENPTNLEWAESKGMTRTEYREKIDDFGNRGFKVIDFESYTVGNEQKYAAIWEKNLYNHKTAVRTDKTEIEYANYWRLYNDMGYRLIDFESYSTPSGRRYAGVWTENNTIRSRYSKQEAITALVSQYQIDNNIAAVSVAVAQGGQVVYQRGFGEADKLANKKAHGKSVYLIGSISKVIGGTLAAKLEAEGQLRDGTGVSLDLTQPTTNFLAIPNNSHSHTVEQLFSHTGCMWHYSAGPEPIGIHFNNALAATQQLWNTPTLANCTIGSSRNYSTHAFTFIGAVLESVTNRPISQLVEEEIADQYGLSSMKVMFKDAILEADYERVAPYLDTGLLAVHNNNSWKVLGGGIECNAVDLVRFGYKHLTGEIIDASTRDNRLWKPVNSYTPNGIAWDVRTRNGRRVAEHGGSFVGALSHLRVYRDDDLVIVVLSNQRGHAPRDLIDAIEKEILNP, from the coding sequence ATGAAAACGAGTCCTGAAACGACCTTGCCACCAGGACTTCAATGGGCCTCAAGAACAGATTTATCGGGCGAGCAGTTTTCAACATACTTTCAAGAATATAAAAACAAAGGCTGGATTATAAAAGCTATTGATGCCTATAAAAGCGGTTTAGAAACAAAGTATGCTATGATCTGGGAAGAAAATACAGATTTGCGTGCTTGGGCAGAATGGCGTGATTTATCGTCAGAAGAGTATCATAAAAAATGGGAAGAATATAAAGCGTTGGGCTGGAAGCCTACAGCTATAGAATGTTACCAAATAGGTTCTAATAACAGATATGCGGGTATTTGGGAGGAAAATAAAGAAGGTATCGCTTGGTCATCTCATCGTAATTTAACAGCAACAGCATTTGATAATTTGTTGGAAGAAAAATTAGCCGCTGGATTTCGTTTGGTAGATATTGAAGCCTATTATATTTCGGAAGACCTGAAATTTTCAGCCCTATGGTATGAGAACCCTACAAATTTAGAATGGGCAGAATCTAAAGGCATGACGCGAACAGAATACCGAGAAAAAATAGATGATTTTGGTAATCGGGGCTTTAAGGTCATAGATTTTGAGTCGTATACCGTTGGTAATGAACAAAAATATGCAGCTATCTGGGAAAAAAATCTTTACAATCATAAAACAGCCGTTCGAACAGACAAAACAGAAATAGAATATGCCAATTATTGGCGGTTATATAATGATATGGGTTATCGTTTAATTGACTTTGAGAGTTATAGTACGCCAAGTGGCAGGCGCTATGCTGGTGTATGGACAGAGAATAATACCATTAGGTCACGTTATAGCAAGCAAGAGGCTATTACGGCTTTAGTTAGCCAATATCAAATAGATAATAATATAGCAGCTGTTTCAGTGGCGGTAGCTCAAGGCGGACAGGTAGTCTATCAAAGAGGTTTTGGAGAAGCAGACAAGCTAGCGAATAAAAAGGCACACGGTAAATCTGTTTATCTTATTGGTTCGATTTCAAAAGTTATTGGCGGGACTTTAGCAGCAAAATTAGAAGCCGAAGGACAATTGAGAGATGGGACGGGGGTGTCCTTAGACTTAACACAACCCACTACTAATTTTTTGGCGATTCCAAATAATAGCCACAGCCATACCGTTGAACAATTATTTTCACATACGGGGTGTATGTGGCATTACTCTGCAGGTCCAGAGCCTATAGGTATTCATTTTAACAACGCTTTAGCAGCAACACAGCAACTCTGGAATACGCCTACGCTGGCTAATTGTACCATTGGGAGTTCAAGAAATTATTCTACACATGCGTTTACATTTATTGGAGCAGTCTTAGAATCGGTTACCAATCGCCCAATCTCACAATTGGTGGAAGAAGAAATTGCAGATCAGTATGGATTGAGTAGTATGAAGGTTATGTTTAAGGATGCAATTTTAGAGGCTGATTATGAGCGGGTAGCACCTTATTTAGACACAGGGCTTTTAGCGGTGCACAACAATAATAGTTGGAAGGTTTTAGGCGGCGGTATAGAGTGTAATGCCGTTGATCTGGTACGTTTTGGATATAAGCATTTAACAGGAGAGATTATTGATGCAAGCACACGTGATAATCGTTTATGGAAGCCTGTCAATTCCTATACCCCCAATGGCATCGCCTGGGATGTTAGAACCCGAAATGGGCGGCGGGTAGCAGAACATGGGGGCAGTTTTGTTGGCGCGCTATCTCATTTACGGGTGTATAGAGATGATGATTTAGTTATTGTTGTGTTATCCAATCAGCGTGGTCATGCACCAAGAGATTTGATTGATGCGATTGAGAAGGAAATTTTAAATCCATAG
- a CDS encoding DEAD/DEAH box helicase, with amino-acid sequence MSTFQDLGLNEDLLKGITDLGFETPSEVQEKAIPILLNEDTDLVALAQTGTGKTAAFGFPMLQKIDIDSRTTQGLILSPTRELCLQIANEMKAYGKYCKGLNVVAIYGGSSITDQAREVKRGAQIIVATPGRMKDMISRRLVDITKIQYSVLDEADEMLNMGFKEDITEILSGTPEDKNTWLFSATMPKEVATIARKFMKSPQEITVGHKNESTDNVSHEYYLVNARDRYQALKRLADANPEIFSVIFCRTKRDTQKVAENLIEDGYSAGALHGDLSQNQRDIVMKQFRSRQIQMLVATDVAARGIDVDDITHVINYQLSDEIETYTHRSGRTGRAGKTGVSMVIVSKSEVRRLKSIERIINKKFELKEIPNGMEICEVQLLSLANKIHNTEINHEIDKYLEDINSLFEDTSKDELIKKFFSVEFTRFFNYYQKSKNLNVAAGDSGRDSGRDSGRESSGSAARYFINVGEKDGFDWMKLKDFLKEELQLGRDDVFKVDCKDTFSFFNTEKEHQEKILAFFTDYKHNGRFVNVEITEDKPSRGGRGRGASGGGRRRDGGGDRKRNDRSSGGGGDRRSSGRRSEGSSDRRRSSDDSPKPRSRRSDGGDRDKSEFKTTHATPRRSRR; translated from the coding sequence ATGAGCACATTCCAAGATTTAGGTCTTAACGAAGATCTATTAAAAGGTATTACAGATTTAGGTTTCGAAACCCCTTCTGAAGTACAAGAAAAAGCAATCCCAATTTTATTAAACGAAGACACAGATTTAGTGGCTTTAGCACAAACCGGAACTGGTAAAACAGCTGCTTTTGGTTTTCCAATGTTACAAAAAATTGACATTGACAGCCGCACAACACAAGGTCTTATTTTATCGCCTACTCGTGAACTTTGTTTACAAATTGCGAACGAAATGAAAGCCTACGGTAAATACTGTAAAGGCTTAAACGTCGTTGCTATTTATGGTGGCTCTAGCATTACAGATCAAGCCCGTGAAGTAAAACGTGGTGCACAAATTATTGTAGCAACGCCTGGTCGTATGAAAGATATGATTAGCCGTCGCTTAGTCGATATTACAAAAATTCAATATTCGGTTTTAGATGAAGCCGATGAGATGTTAAACATGGGTTTTAAGGAAGATATTACAGAAATTCTTTCTGGAACTCCTGAAGATAAAAATACCTGGTTATTTTCTGCAACCATGCCGAAAGAAGTGGCTACGATTGCAAGAAAATTTATGAAAAGTCCGCAAGAAATTACGGTTGGTCATAAAAACGAGAGTACAGATAATGTCTCTCACGAATACTATTTAGTAAATGCCCGTGATCGTTACCAAGCGTTAAAGCGTTTGGCAGATGCGAATCCTGAAATATTTTCGGTAATTTTTTGTCGTACCAAACGCGATACACAAAAGGTTGCAGAAAACTTAATTGAAGATGGTTACAGTGCTGGTGCATTACATGGTGATTTATCACAGAATCAACGTGATATTGTGATGAAGCAGTTTAGAAGCCGCCAAATACAAATGTTGGTTGCTACAGATGTAGCTGCTCGTGGTATTGATGTAGACGATATTACTCACGTTATTAACTACCAATTGAGTGATGAAATAGAAACCTATACACACCGTTCTGGTAGAACAGGTCGTGCTGGTAAAACAGGAGTTTCTATGGTAATTGTTTCTAAAAGTGAAGTGCGCAGATTAAAAAGCATCGAACGCATTATCAATAAGAAATTTGAACTAAAGGAAATACCTAACGGTATGGAAATTTGCGAAGTGCAATTACTCTCTTTAGCTAATAAAATTCATAACACAGAAATCAACCACGAGATTGATAAGTATCTTGAAGATATTAATAGTTTATTTGAAGACACTTCTAAAGACGAATTGATCAAGAAATTCTTCTCGGTAGAGTTTACACGTTTCTTTAATTATTATCAAAAATCTAAAAACTTAAACGTTGCTGCTGGCGATTCTGGTAGAGATAGCGGAAGAGATTCTGGTAGAGAATCAAGTGGAAGCGCTGCACGTTACTTTATCAACGTTGGTGAGAAAGACGGTTTTGATTGGATGAAGTTAAAAGATTTCTTAAAAGAAGAATTACAATTAGGTCGTGATGATGTTTTTAAAGTAGACTGTAAAGACACCTTCTCTTTCTTTAATACTGAAAAAGAACACCAAGAAAAAATATTGGCTTTCTTTACAGACTATAAACACAACGGACGCTTTGTTAACGTAGAAATTACAGAAGACAAACCAAGTCGTGGCGGTCGTGGTCGTGGTGCAAGCGGTGGCGGAAGACGCAGAGATGGCGGTGGAGACAGAAAACGTAACGATAGAAGTTCTGGCGGTGGCGGAGATAGACGTTCAAGCGGAAGACGCAGTGAAGGTTCTAGCGACAGACGTCGTAGTAGTGATGACAGTCCTAAACCAAGATCAAGAAGAAGTGATGGTGGTGACAGAGATAAATCTGAGTTTAAAACTACACACGCAACTCCTAGACGTTCTAGAAGGTAA
- a CDS encoding RNA methyltransferase, producing the protein MIDIKLLEHLETYLTPKRLARFHKVLAQRTKFFTVATEDVYQLHNTSAVIRSCDVFGIQEVNIVEERNSKRIDREIAMGAQKWVDLKRYQSVKDCLKSLKAQGYQIVATTPHTNDCELYDFDVTKKSCFFFGRETEGLSDEVLKEADVFLKIPMAGFTESLNISVSAAIILQHVTTKLKKTDSDWQLTAPEKLEKRLDWCKKTIKSYDDIIERYYETKK; encoded by the coding sequence ATGATAGATATAAAACTCTTAGAACATTTAGAAACGTATTTAACGCCAAAACGCTTAGCACGTTTTCATAAAGTATTAGCACAGCGTACAAAATTTTTTACTGTGGCGACCGAAGATGTGTATCAACTTCATAATACAAGTGCCGTTATTCGTAGTTGTGATGTCTTTGGCATTCAGGAAGTTAACATTGTTGAAGAGCGCAATAGTAAACGAATTGATCGGGAAATTGCCATGGGCGCCCAAAAATGGGTGGATTTAAAGCGCTACCAGTCGGTTAAAGACTGCCTGAAAAGTTTAAAAGCACAAGGCTATCAGATTGTGGCAACCACACCACACACCAATGATTGTGAATTGTATGATTTTGATGTGACTAAGAAATCTTGTTTTTTCTTTGGAAGAGAAACCGAAGGGCTCTCTGATGAGGTACTGAAGGAAGCAGATGTGTTTTTAAAAATTCCGATGGCTGGTTTTACAGAAAGTTTGAACATATCGGTCTCTGCTGCCATTATTTTGCAGCATGTAACGACTAAGTTGAAGAAAACTGATAGCGATTGGCAGTTAACAGCTCCTGAAAAACTCGAAAAGCGTTTAGACTGGTGTAAGAAAACCATTAAAAGTTATGATGACATTATAGAACGTTATTATGAAACAAAAAAATAA
- the rlmH gene encoding 23S rRNA (pseudouridine(1915)-N(3))-methyltransferase RlmH: MTIKLIAIGKTDNKQLQALIDEYTKRLGFYIKFQLEIIPDLKNVKNLSEAEQKQKEGELILAKLANTDVLILLDENGKQYDSVGFSNYLQKHMNSGIKQLVFVIGGPYGFSDAIYNASRGKVSLSKMTFSHQMVRLFVVEQLYRGFTILRNEPYHHR, translated from the coding sequence ATGACTATCAAACTTATTGCCATTGGCAAAACCGATAATAAGCAGCTTCAAGCGCTAATAGACGAGTATACCAAACGTTTGGGTTTCTATATTAAGTTTCAATTGGAAATTATTCCTGACCTCAAGAATGTTAAAAACTTAAGCGAAGCGGAACAAAAGCAAAAGGAAGGTGAGCTTATTTTAGCTAAACTAGCCAATACCGATGTTTTAATTCTATTAGATGAAAATGGGAAGCAATATGATTCTGTTGGCTTTTCAAATTACTTACAAAAGCACATGAATTCTGGCATTAAGCAATTGGTTTTTGTTATTGGTGGTCCTTATGGGTTTAGTGATGCCATTTACAACGCATCCAGAGGCAAAGTGTCACTCTCAAAAATGACCTTTTCACATCAAATGGTACGTTTATTTGTGGTTGAGCAATTGTATCGTGGCTTTACGATTTTAAGAAATGAGCCTTATCACCACAGATAG
- a CDS encoding ABC-F family ATP-binding cassette domain-containing protein: MITVDNIAVEFSGTTLFKDVNFVINENDKIALMGKNGAGKSTMMKIVAGEQKATRGKVSCPKDTVIAYLPQHLLTQDNCTVVQEASKAFASVFKMRDEMDHLNKQLETRTDYESDEYMAIIEKVSELGERYYALEDVNYEAEVEKALKGLGFKQEDFTRLTNEFSGGWRMRIELAKILLQKPDLILLDEPTNHIDIESVIWLEDFLVNKANAVMVISHDRAFIDNITNRTVEVTMGRIYDYKANYSHYLQLREDRRLHQIKAYQEQQKFIADNMTFIERFKGTYSKTNQVTSRERMLEKLEIIEVDEVDTSALKLRFPPAQRSGDYPVTVENLTKKYDDHVVFKDANMSIKRGEKVSFVGRNGEGKSTMIKSILGEINFEGKCSLGHNVHVGYFAQNQAALLDNELTVFQTVDEVAKGDIRTGIKNVLGRFMFKGDDIDKKVGVLSGGEKTRLAMVKLLLEPVNLLILDEPTNHLDLKSKDVLKEALLDFDGTLILVSHDRDFLQGLSEKVFEFKDQRVIEHFESIDAFLERNRIDSLKAIDLMK, translated from the coding sequence ATGATTACAGTAGATAATATTGCAGTAGAATTTAGTGGCACCACCTTATTTAAAGACGTTAATTTCGTGATTAATGAGAATGACAAGATTGCTTTAATGGGTAAGAATGGGGCAGGGAAATCCACAATGATGAAGATTGTTGCAGGAGAACAAAAAGCCACCCGCGGGAAAGTGAGTTGCCCAAAAGATACGGTTATCGCTTATTTACCACAGCATTTGTTAACCCAAGATAATTGCACTGTTGTTCAAGAAGCGTCTAAAGCTTTTGCTTCTGTTTTTAAAATGCGCGATGAGATGGACCACCTCAATAAGCAATTGGAAACGCGAACAGATTATGAGAGCGATGAATACATGGCAATCATCGAAAAAGTTTCTGAACTAGGGGAGCGCTATTATGCTTTAGAAGACGTAAACTATGAGGCAGAAGTAGAGAAGGCACTTAAAGGCTTAGGCTTTAAACAAGAAGATTTTACACGATTAACAAACGAATTTAGCGGCGGTTGGCGTATGCGAATAGAATTAGCAAAAATTCTATTACAAAAACCCGATTTAATTTTACTCGATGAGCCTACAAACCATATTGATATCGAATCTGTTATTTGGTTGGAAGACTTCTTAGTGAATAAAGCCAATGCCGTTATGGTAATTTCACACGATCGTGCCTTTATCGATAATATTACGAATCGTACCGTTGAGGTCACTATGGGACGTATTTACGACTATAAAGCCAATTACTCTCACTATTTACAATTACGCGAAGACCGCAGACTACACCAAATAAAAGCCTACCAAGAACAGCAAAAATTTATTGCCGATAATATGACGTTTATTGAGCGTTTTAAAGGCACTTATTCTAAAACCAATCAAGTGACCTCTAGAGAGCGTATGCTTGAAAAGTTGGAGATTATTGAAGTTGATGAAGTGGATACTTCTGCTTTAAAATTGCGTTTCCCACCCGCGCAACGTTCAGGGGATTACCCAGTAACCGTTGAGAACTTAACTAAAAAATATGATGACCATGTGGTGTTTAAAGATGCCAATATGTCTATTAAAAGAGGCGAGAAGGTCAGTTTTGTTGGTAGAAACGGGGAAGGGAAATCTACGATGATTAAATCTATTTTAGGTGAAATTAATTTTGAAGGTAAGTGTAGTCTAGGCCATAATGTGCATGTTGGGTATTTTGCACAAAACCAAGCGGCTTTGTTAGATAATGAGTTAACCGTATTTCAAACGGTTGATGAGGTTGCCAAAGGCGATATTAGAACAGGTATTAAAAATGTTTTAGGTCGCTTTATGTTTAAAGGGGATGATATTGATAAAAAAGTAGGGGTGTTGTCTGGTGGAGAAAAAACCAGATTAGCCATGGTAAAACTCTTGTTAGAACCGGTAAACTTGTTAATTCTGGATGAACCTACAAATCACCTGGATCTAAAATCTAAAGATGTACTTAAAGAAGCCTTATTAGATTTTGATGGGACCCTTATTCTGGTTTCGCATGATCGTGATTTCTTGCAAGGCTTGTCTGAAAAAGTATTCGAATTTAAAGACCAACGTGTGATTGAGCATTTTGAATCTATTGATGCCTTTTTAGAGCGTAATCGTATTGATAGTTTAAAAGCTATAGATTTAATGAAGTAA
- a CDS encoding non-canonical purine NTP diphosphatase produces the protein MQLVFATNNLNKLKEVQSLIPEHIKLVSLKDIGCFEDVPETQTTIEGNAIQKADYIKVRYGYDCFADDTGLEVEALNNDPGVYSARYAGEQRDANDNMDKLLLNLKDKTNRSAQFKTVIALHLNGKLETFTGLCKGEITKEKIGDHGFGYDPIFKPNGYSETFAQMDLKLKNEIGHRGKAVQLLIGFLNKL, from the coding sequence ATGCAACTCGTTTTCGCTACAAATAATCTTAACAAATTAAAAGAAGTACAATCCTTAATTCCGGAGCATATTAAGCTTGTAAGCTTAAAAGACATTGGCTGTTTTGAAGACGTCCCAGAGACACAAACCACCATTGAAGGCAATGCGATACAAAAAGCAGACTATATAAAAGTGCGTTATGGCTATGATTGTTTTGCAGACGATACCGGCTTAGAAGTTGAGGCCCTAAATAATGATCCTGGGGTGTATAGTGCGCGTTATGCTGGAGAACAACGTGATGCTAATGACAACATGGATAAGTTACTTTTAAATTTAAAAGACAAAACCAACCGAAGCGCTCAATTTAAAACAGTCATTGCTTTACACCTTAACGGCAAACTAGAAACCTTTACAGGCCTTTGTAAAGGGGAAATTACAAAAGAAAAAATTGGAGACCACGGCTTTGGTTACGACCCCATTTTTAAACCTAATGGCTACTCCGAAACCTTTGCTCAAATGGATTTGAAGTTAAAAAATGAGATTGGTCATCGTGGGAAAGCAGTACAATTATTAATTGGTTTTTTGAATAAGCTGTAG
- a CDS encoding DUF4174 domain-containing protein → MRIIIILITILSLNTMQSQHLEKHQWKNRVLLIISDNEASDNYKNQILKLAAAQDELIERKVLVYNVLPKKYKVSTNASNWIAASFLFNSFMDTNDAFAVILIGLDGTVKLKKEGLLTTKTLFDLIDSMPMRQAEMRKN, encoded by the coding sequence ATGCGTATTATCATTATTTTAATTACCATTTTAAGTTTAAACACGATGCAATCACAACACTTAGAAAAACACCAATGGAAAAATAGAGTACTGCTTATTATTTCTGATAATGAAGCTTCTGATAACTATAAAAATCAAATTTTAAAATTAGCAGCTGCTCAAGATGAACTTATCGAAAGAAAAGTATTAGTTTACAATGTTTTACCAAAGAAGTACAAAGTGAGTACCAATGCTAGCAACTGGATAGCCGCTTCGTTTCTATTTAACAGCTTCATGGATACTAATGACGCCTTTGCAGTCATTTTAATTGGTTTAGATGGCACTGTTAAACTAAAAAAAGAAGGTCTGCTAACCACTAAAACATTATTTGATCTTATTGATTCTATGCCCATGCGGCAGGCTGAAATGAGAAAAAACTAA
- a CDS encoding DUF4421 family protein → MKYTFLIVILLLVTTTHGQDIISFSNKMLVKVDFNKQSESFLITNAAERSFIAEANNVYKLKFSANYSFFGLSVNFSPSSARGSNQSKFRNIQLRLFLKQWLQTLEYRKVQGFYQESTNINMTLAALPHLKTTSWTGSTSYTLNDAFSLRHLVALNEWQRTSAGSLVPTLNYGFNRLSDYNEAGKYIQNNYDLSISPSYYYTRTINTNYFVTGGIAPALGVRFSEEKIANSTESFAFLTKALNFKLQFGYTSEHISTGAVFNFDSTEANRATARNFVNDKSYASLYFGYRFDPPAFLKRSSKWVKEQIDL, encoded by the coding sequence ATGAAGTACACTTTTCTAATCGTTATTTTATTACTTGTTACCACCACACATGGACAAGATATTATAAGTTTCTCCAACAAGATGTTAGTTAAGGTTGACTTTAACAAACAGAGTGAATCTTTCTTAATTACTAACGCAGCGGAACGTTCGTTTATCGCCGAAGCGAATAACGTATACAAACTGAAATTTTCTGCAAATTACTCGTTTTTTGGTTTGAGTGTTAATTTCTCACCAAGCAGTGCTCGTGGAAGCAACCAGTCTAAGTTTAGAAATATTCAATTGCGATTGTTTTTAAAGCAATGGTTACAGACTTTAGAATACCGAAAGGTACAAGGGTTTTATCAAGAGAGTACAAATATAAATATGACCTTGGCAGCCCTTCCTCATTTAAAAACCACAAGCTGGACCGGAAGTACGTCTTACACATTAAATGATGCGTTTTCATTGCGGCATTTAGTGGCGTTAAACGAGTGGCAAAGAACCAGCGCTGGTAGCTTAGTGCCTACGCTTAATTATGGTTTTAATCGTTTATCTGATTACAATGAAGCCGGCAAGTACATTCAGAATAATTATGACCTCTCTATTTCACCAAGCTACTATTATACAAGAACGATAAACACCAATTATTTTGTTACTGGAGGCATTGCTCCGGCCTTAGGTGTTCGGTTTTCTGAAGAAAAAATAGCCAACAGCACAGAATCATTTGCATTTTTAACCAAGGCTTTAAACTTTAAATTACAATTTGGCTATACCAGTGAACACATAAGTACAGGGGCCGTTTTTAATTTTGATTCTACAGAAGCTAATAGGGCCACTGCGCGCAATTTTGTAAATGATAAAAGTTACGCCAGCTTGTATTTTGGCTATCGGTTTGATCCGCCTGCATTTTTAAAACGAAGTTCAAAATGGGTAAAAGAGCAAATAGATTTATAA
- a CDS encoding NAD-dependent deacylase — MKHLVVLTGAGMSAESGLKTFRDANGLWEGHDVMSVASPEGFAANPELVLDFYNQRRKQLLEVKPNKAHLELANLEKHFKVIIITQNVDDLHERAGSSHVIHLHGELLKARSVRNENLILDWKKDLILGDLDSHGDQLRPHIVWFGEAVPLIDEAAAICQTADKLLIIGTSLQVYPAASLMHCVPENTPTYFIDPNPSISSTKNLTVIAKPATEGIHEFISIF; from the coding sequence ATGAAACATCTAGTTGTATTAACTGGCGCTGGAATGAGTGCCGAAAGCGGATTAAAAACATTTAGAGACGCCAATGGCTTATGGGAAGGGCATGATGTTATGTCTGTAGCCTCACCAGAAGGCTTTGCGGCAAATCCTGAATTGGTTTTGGATTTCTATAACCAAAGACGTAAACAGTTATTAGAAGTAAAACCCAACAAGGCGCATCTTGAATTGGCCAATCTTGAAAAGCATTTTAAAGTCATCATTATTACTCAAAATGTCGATGATTTACATGAGCGCGCTGGCAGTAGTCATGTGATTCACTTGCATGGCGAACTCTTAAAAGCACGGAGCGTTCGCAATGAAAACTTAATTCTGGATTGGAAAAAAGACCTTATATTAGGGGATTTAGATAGCCATGGCGATCAATTACGACCGCACATCGTTTGGTTTGGCGAAGCCGTGCCTTTAATAGACGAAGCCGCTGCCATTTGCCAAACGGCAGATAAGCTACTTATTATAGGCACATCACTGCAAGTGTATCCTGCTGCCAGTTTAATGCATTGTGTTCCAGAAAATACACCCACTTATTTTATAGACCCTAACCCGTCTATTTCAAGCACAAAAAACCTGACCGTGATTGCTAAACCGGCAACCGAAGGCATCCATGAGTTTATCTCAATTTTTTAA
- a CDS encoding carboxypeptidase-like regulatory domain-containing protein yields the protein MRYLLTFLLLCYVTFGFTQEDNTEQSDYVEGIIIDSQTAAPIESVNIVNLNQVIGTSTNSSGEFNIKAKVNDTLHLTYIGYKSIKVRVTNDWLKFGSSKITLTELALALEEVVVNDLKLTGYLEIDIKQVQVNTNYRYSISGLTTGYEAGNNKSPSSISKVLGSIFNPLDFLYNTFSRKGNELKKLKKMKQDDQIRNLLASRFDRETLMVLLQVNKVDLDEIVSQCNYSKEFIEKANDLQMLDAISECYEEYKVLSRDR from the coding sequence ATGAGATACCTACTTACTTTCCTTTTATTATGCTATGTTACTTTTGGCTTTACGCAGGAAGATAATACGGAACAAAGCGATTATGTTGAAGGTATTATCATAGACTCTCAGACAGCGGCGCCTATTGAAAGTGTGAATATTGTAAACCTTAACCAAGTTATTGGTACTTCTACCAATAGTAGTGGTGAATTTAATATTAAAGCTAAGGTTAATGACACACTGCATTTAACTTATATTGGATACAAGTCTATTAAAGTACGTGTGACGAATGACTGGTTAAAATTTGGGAGCTCAAAAATTACTTTAACCGAACTGGCTTTAGCCTTAGAAGAAGTTGTGGTAAACGATTTAAAACTTACAGGCTATCTTGAAATAGACATCAAACAAGTACAGGTAAATACTAATTATCGTTACAGCATTTCTGGGTTAACCACAGGCTACGAAGCCGGAAACAATAAATCGCCAAGCAGTATTAGTAAAGTTTTAGGCTCTATATTTAATCCTTTAGACTTTTTATACAACACCTTTAGCCGAAAAGGCAATGAGCTCAAAAAGCTTAAAAAAATGAAACAAGACGACCAGATTAGAAACCTCCTTGCGTCTCGTTTTGATCGTGAAACCCTAATGGTTTTATTACAGGTTAATAAAGTGGATTTAGATGAAATTGTTTCACAATGTAACTACTCTAAAGAATTTATTGAAAAGGCAAACGATCTTCAAATGCTTGATGCTATTAGTGAGTGTTATGAAGAGTATAAAGTGTTAAGTCGCGATAGATAA